In a single window of the Prevotella melaninogenica genome:
- a CDS encoding MlaE family ABC transporter permease — protein sequence MLLFKWLTTFGNYLILMGRSFSRPERMRMFLKRYVKEMSQLGVDSIGIVLLISFFIGAVICIQIKLNVQSPWMPHWVSGYVTREIMLLEFSSSIMCLILSGKVGSNIASELGTMRVTQQIDALEIMGINSASYLILPKVLGLITIMPFLVIFSAATGIIGAYATAYIGHIITPVDLTAGLQHDFNPWFMWMSIIKGFFFAFIISSVSSYMGYTVKGGSVEVGKASTDAVVCSSVLILFSDVFLTQILS from the coding sequence TCGTCCTGAGCGAATGAGAATGTTCCTAAAGCGATATGTTAAGGAGATGTCCCAGTTGGGTGTAGACTCAATCGGCATCGTGTTACTTATCTCTTTCTTTATTGGAGCAGTTATATGTATACAAATTAAACTCAACGTGCAGAGTCCTTGGATGCCACATTGGGTGTCGGGTTATGTAACACGAGAGATTATGCTTTTGGAGTTCTCCAGCAGTATTATGTGTTTGATTCTATCAGGTAAAGTAGGCTCAAACATTGCATCAGAGTTAGGAACCATGCGTGTAACACAGCAGATTGACGCTTTAGAGATTATGGGTATCAACTCTGCCAGCTACCTTATCCTACCAAAGGTATTAGGACTCATCACAATCATGCCATTCCTTGTTATCTTCTCTGCCGCAACAGGTATCATTGGAGCATACGCCACAGCCTACATCGGACATATCATTACACCTGTAGATTTGACCGCTGGTTTGCAACATGATTTCAATCCATGGTTTATGTGGATGAGTATCATTAAGGGATTCTTCTTTGCCTTTATCATTTCAAGTGTATCATCCTATATGGGTTACACCGTGAAGGGCGGAAGTGTTGAGGTCGGCAAGGCATCTACTGACGCAGTAGTCTGTTCAAGCGTACTGATTCTCTTCAGCGACGTTTTCCTCACACAGATATTGAGTTAA
- a CDS encoding ABC transporter ATP-binding protein, giving the protein MIEVKHLFKSFGDKEVLKDINTVFEDGKTNLIIGQSGAGKTVLMRSLTGLLDPTKGEVLYDGRNFVNMTKKDQILMRREMGMIFQGAALFDSLTVLENVRFPLDMFSDMTAQERDKRAMECIERVNLTGSEQKFPGEISGGMQKRVAIARAIVMNPKYLFCDEPNSGLDPKTSLVIDELLTSITREFNMTTIINTHDMNSVLGIGENIVFIADGRKEWQGDKNSVITSDNEKLNDLVFASELFKKVKRIENSGAL; this is encoded by the coding sequence ATGATTGAAGTAAAACATCTATTCAAATCATTCGGCGACAAGGAAGTGCTGAAGGATATAAACACCGTTTTTGAAGACGGAAAAACAAACCTCATCATCGGACAGAGTGGTGCAGGTAAGACTGTTCTGATGCGTTCGCTCACTGGTCTTCTCGACCCTACTAAGGGCGAAGTACTTTATGACGGACGTAACTTTGTCAACATGACAAAGAAAGACCAGATTCTCATGCGCCGCGAGATGGGTATGATTTTCCAAGGAGCTGCCCTCTTCGATTCACTCACTGTTCTGGAAAATGTACGTTTCCCTTTGGACATGTTCTCAGACATGACCGCACAGGAACGTGACAAAAGAGCAATGGAATGTATTGAACGTGTAAACCTGACAGGGTCTGAACAAAAGTTCCCTGGGGAGATTTCTGGTGGTATGCAGAAGCGTGTAGCTATTGCAAGAGCTATCGTTATGAACCCAAAGTATCTTTTCTGTGATGAGCCTAACTCTGGACTCGACCCAAAAACCTCACTGGTCATTGACGAACTCTTAACAAGTATCACGCGAGAATTCAATATGACAACCATCATCAATACTCATGATATGAACTCCGTATTGGGAATTGGTGAGAATATTGTCTTCATTGCAGACGGAAGGAAGGAGTGGCAAGGTGATAAAAACTCTGTCATTACATCGGATAATGAGAAGCTAAACGACCTTGTCTTTGCTTCTGAACTCTTCAAGAAGGTAAAGAGGATAGAGAATAGTGGTGCACTCTAA
- the der gene encoding ribosome biogenesis GTPase Der produces the protein MANVVAIVGRPNVGKSTLFNRLTQTRHAIVSDTAGTTRDRQYGKCQWNGREFSVVDTGGWVVKSDDIFEDAIRKQVLVATEEADLVLFVVDTETGITDWDEDVAMILRRTKLPVLLVANKVDNSGEYYQAAEFYKLGLGEPICISAATGGGTGDLLDILLENLKDVPDEIVEQDIPRFAVVGRPNAGKSSIINAFIGEDRNIVTEIAGTTRDSIYTRYTKFGFDFYLVDTAGIRRKNKVSEDLEFYSVMRSIRSIENSDVCILMLDATRGIESQDMNIFQLIQRNNKSLVVVVNKWDLVEDKNQKVIDTFENAIRKRMAPFVDFPIIFASALTKQRIFKVLETAKEVYQNRTIHIGTTKLNEVMLPIIEATPPQSVKGKYIKIKYCSQLPNTQIPSFVFYANLPQYVKEQYRRFLENKIRENWNLHGCPINVFIRQK, from the coding sequence ATGGCAAATGTAGTAGCTATTGTGGGACGCCCAAACGTAGGTAAGTCCACACTTTTCAATCGATTAACTCAAACACGTCATGCAATTGTGAGCGATACTGCTGGTACAACACGTGACCGTCAGTATGGTAAGTGTCAGTGGAACGGACGCGAATTTTCTGTTGTTGACACTGGTGGATGGGTTGTTAAATCAGACGATATTTTTGAAGATGCAATCCGCAAGCAGGTGCTTGTGGCAACGGAAGAGGCAGATCTCGTTCTCTTTGTTGTTGATACCGAGACAGGTATTACCGATTGGGATGAGGATGTAGCAATGATTCTTCGTCGCACGAAACTCCCAGTACTCCTTGTTGCTAATAAGGTTGACAATAGCGGAGAATATTATCAAGCAGCTGAGTTCTATAAACTTGGTCTGGGTGAGCCTATCTGTATCAGTGCTGCCACTGGTGGTGGAACAGGTGATTTACTTGATATTCTACTTGAGAATTTGAAAGATGTGCCAGACGAAATCGTTGAACAGGATATCCCTCGCTTTGCTGTTGTAGGTCGTCCTAACGCAGGTAAGTCAAGTATTATCAATGCTTTCATAGGTGAGGACCGTAATATAGTTACCGAGATTGCTGGTACAACTCGTGATAGTATCTATACACGTTATACGAAGTTTGGCTTTGATTTCTATCTTGTTGATACTGCCGGTATTCGTCGCAAGAACAAGGTGAGTGAAGACTTGGAGTTCTATAGCGTTATGCGTTCTATCCGAAGTATTGAGAACTCTGATGTTTGTATTCTTATGTTGGATGCAACACGTGGTATCGAGTCGCAGGATATGAATATCTTCCAGCTCATACAGCGTAACAATAAGAGTCTTGTTGTCGTTGTGAACAAGTGGGATTTGGTTGAAGACAAGAACCAAAAGGTTATCGATACCTTTGAGAATGCTATTCGTAAGCGTATGGCTCCGTTCGTTGACTTCCCAATCATCTTTGCTTCAGCACTGACAAAGCAGCGTATTTTCAAAGTTTTGGAAACAGCAAAAGAGGTATATCAAAACCGTACAATACATATCGGTACAACGAAGTTGAATGAGGTAATGCTTCCTATCATTGAGGCAACACCACCACAGTCAGTGAAGGGTAAATATATCAAGATTAAGTATTGCTCACAGCTTCCAAACACACAGATTCCTTCTTTCGTATTCTATGCGAACCTGCCACAGTATGTTAAGGAGCAGTATCGTCGTTTCTTGGAGAACAAGATACGTGAGAACTGGAACCTGCATGGTTGTCCAATCAACGTGTTTATTCGTCAGAAGTAG
- the era gene encoding GTPase Era yields the protein MHKAGFVNIVGNPNVGKSTLMNQLVGEKLSIATFKAQTTRHRIMGIVNTEDTQIVFSDTPGVLKPNYKMQEMMLQFSESALADADILLYVTDVIEDPEKNMDFLEKVSKMSIPVILLINKIDESDQKKLGDLVMKWHGLLPNAEILPISAKNKFGVDILLKRVHELLPESPAFFDKDQLTDKPAKFFVSEIIREKILRYYDKEIPYSVEVVVERFKEDDRQIHINAVIYVERSSQKGIIIGHQGMALKKVSTEARKSLERFFDKKIFLETFVKVDKDWRNSQKELKHFGYSPE from the coding sequence ATGCATAAAGCTGGATTTGTAAATATCGTTGGTAATCCGAATGTCGGAAAGAGTACGCTGATGAATCAACTTGTCGGCGAGAAACTCAGTATTGCCACGTTTAAGGCACAGACAACGCGTCATCGTATCATGGGAATTGTCAATACAGAGGATACCCAGATTGTATTTTCAGACACACCAGGTGTACTGAAGCCAAACTATAAGATGCAAGAGATGATGCTCCAGTTCTCTGAGTCTGCCTTGGCAGATGCCGATATCTTACTTTATGTGACAGACGTTATCGAAGATCCAGAGAAGAATATGGACTTCTTAGAGAAGGTTTCTAAGATGTCAATTCCTGTTATTCTTTTGATTAATAAGATTGACGAGAGCGACCAGAAGAAGCTTGGCGATCTTGTTATGAAGTGGCATGGACTGTTACCTAATGCAGAGATACTCCCTATTTCGGCTAAGAATAAGTTTGGAGTAGACATTCTTTTGAAGCGTGTTCACGAACTATTGCCAGAAAGTCCAGCTTTCTTTGATAAGGATCAGTTGACAGATAAGCCAGCAAAGTTCTTTGTGTCAGAGATTATCCGTGAGAAGATACTGCGCTATTATGATAAGGAAATCCCTTATTCTGTTGAGGTTGTTGTAGAACGTTTCAAAGAGGATGACCGTCAGATTCATATCAATGCAGTCATTTATGTGGAGCGTAGCAGCCAGAAGGGAATCATTATTGGCCATCAGGGTATGGCACTCAAGAAGGTGTCTACCGAAGCACGTAAGAGTTTGGAACGTTTCTTTGATAAGAAGATATTTCTTGAGACTTTTGTGAAAGTAGATAAGGACTGGCGCAATTCACAGAAAGAATTGAAACATTTCGGGTATAGTCCAGAGTAA
- a CDS encoding beta-ketoacyl-ACP synthase III, which yields MSNINAIITGVAGYVPDYVLNNEELSRMVDTNDEWITTRTGIKERRILTEEGLGTSYMARKAAKLLLAKTGADSDSIDAVVVATTTPDYPHPSTASIVLGKLGLKNAFAFDLAGACCGFMYALDVACNMIQSGRHKRIIVIGADKMSAITDYRDRATCPLFGDGAGAVMLEGTTEEGVGMIDSYHRTDGKGLPFLHIKAGGSVCPSSSFTIDHRLHYTYQEGRTVFRYAVTAMGEDCATLLERNGLTQDDIDYVVCHQANLRIIEAVAKRIGVPMEKVLVNIQRYGNTSAACMPLVLWDFESQLKKGDNIIFTGFGAGFVNGASYFKWAYDGDSAAVKK from the coding sequence ATGAGTAACATTAATGCGATTATAACAGGTGTCGCAGGTTACGTGCCTGACTATGTCCTCAATAATGAGGAATTGTCTCGCATGGTTGATACTAATGATGAGTGGATTACTACTCGTACTGGTATCAAGGAGCGCCGAATCCTGACCGAAGAGGGACTCGGTACATCCTATATGGCCCGCAAGGCAGCAAAGCTTCTGTTAGCAAAGACAGGTGCTGATTCAGACAGTATTGATGCTGTTGTTGTTGCCACAACGACCCCTGACTATCCGCATCCTTCTACAGCTTCTATCGTTTTAGGAAAGCTGGGATTGAAGAATGCCTTCGCATTTGACTTAGCTGGTGCATGTTGTGGCTTCATGTATGCGCTCGATGTAGCCTGCAATATGATCCAAAGTGGTCGTCACAAGCGTATTATTGTTATCGGTGCTGATAAGATGTCAGCTATTACCGATTATCGTGATCGCGCTACATGTCCACTTTTCGGTGATGGTGCAGGTGCTGTGATGTTAGAGGGTACAACCGAGGAAGGCGTTGGTATGATTGATTCTTATCATCGCACAGACGGTAAGGGACTTCCATTCCTCCATATTAAGGCTGGTGGTTCTGTTTGTCCTTCTTCAAGCTTTACAATTGATCATCGTTTGCATTACACCTACCAAGAGGGGCGTACCGTCTTCCGTTATGCTGTTACAGCAATGGGTGAAGATTGTGCAACACTTTTGGAGCGCAATGGCTTAACACAAGATGATATTGACTATGTAGTTTGTCATCAGGCAAACCTTCGTATCATCGAGGCGGTTGCAAAGCGCATTGGAGTTCCAATGGAGAAGGTATTGGTAAACATTCAGCGTTATGGTAATACCAGCGCCGCTTGTATGCCGCTTGTTCTTTGGGATTTCGAGTCACAACTAAAGAAGGGTGATAATATTATTTTCACCGGCTTTGGTGCAGGTTTCGTTAATGGCGCATCTTACTTTAAGTGGGCTTATGACGGTGACTCTGCAGCAGTTAAGAAATAA
- the rpmF gene encoding 50S ribosomal protein L32, with protein sequence MAHPKRRQSKTRTLKRRTHDKAVAPTLALCPNCGAYYVYHTVCSTCGYYRGKVAVVKETAE encoded by the coding sequence ATGGCACATCCAAAAAGAAGACAGTCAAAGACTCGTACACTCAAGAGAAGAACTCACGATAAGGCAGTAGCTCCTACATTGGCATTATGCCCTAACTGTGGTGCTTACTATGTTTATCACACAGTTTGCTCAACTTGTGGTTACTATCGTGGTAAGGTTGCTGTCGTAAAGGAAACAGCTGAATAA
- a CDS encoding YceD family protein, with protein sequence MDLETLKIDLKGLEEGVNHLEFDLDDAYFKAVDAPEVSQGRVHVSLDIVRTGNDIFTLDIHETGTVMVPCDVCLDPMEQSIETTQRLDVKFGTENSEEDDLVTVAEDEGILDVTWYLYEFIALAIPIKHVHAPGKCNPAMVRALEEYSAARSGEEDEQAMDPRWEALLKLKK encoded by the coding sequence ATGGACTTAGAAACCCTTAAAATAGACTTGAAGGGTCTGGAAGAAGGTGTTAATCACCTTGAGTTCGACCTGGATGACGCTTACTTTAAGGCAGTTGACGCTCCTGAAGTGAGTCAAGGACGTGTGCATGTATCTCTTGATATTGTGCGCACGGGAAATGATATTTTTACCCTTGACATTCATGAAACAGGTACGGTAATGGTTCCGTGCGACGTATGTCTTGATCCTATGGAGCAGTCAATCGAGACCACACAGCGTCTCGATGTTAAGTTTGGAACAGAAAACTCAGAAGAGGACGACCTTGTGACGGTGGCCGAGGACGAAGGAATACTCGATGTTACATGGTACCTCTACGAATTCATAGCTCTCGCAATCCCTATCAAGCATGTGCATGCACCTGGAAAATGCAACCCTGCTATGGTACGAGCTCTTGAGGAGTATTCTGCCGCCCGAAGCGGTGAGGAAGACGAGCAGGCAATGGATCCGCGCTGGGAAGCTCTATTAAAATTGAAAAAATAA
- a CDS encoding sensor histidine kinase — translation MQWTDRIRQVKIFLVVAAILIAVASMLVSRYLTRDLAEQERSKMQVWAEAMKSLSAADENTDLSLVLKVLDENHTIPVVVLDSDGTVTEYRNIEIKARNGKDSTNYVTSLGQQLKASGQVIRISLSKNHNDYIDVCYDDSLMLKRIAIYPYVQLGVVMLFVIVAIFALLTSKRAEQNKVWVGLSKETAHQLGTPISSLMAWTTILKETYPEDELLPELDKDVKRLQLIADRFSKIGSIPEPVPSSLNEVLNHVVDYMDRRTSKKIEMRTVLPADDIIINLNASLFEWVIENLCKNAVDAMGGKFGSITLRLEETDKRAIVEVIDTGKGIKKKDIRNVFRPGFTTKDRGWGLGLSLAKRIVEEYHHGKIYVKSSEVGKGTTFRIELRKE, via the coding sequence ATGCAGTGGACTGATAGAATCCGACAGGTAAAGATATTTTTGGTAGTAGCAGCAATTCTTATTGCTGTCGCTTCTATGCTTGTGTCTCGTTATTTAACACGTGATTTGGCAGAGCAGGAGAGAAGTAAGATGCAGGTGTGGGCAGAGGCTATGAAGTCACTTAGTGCAGCAGATGAAAATACGGATTTAAGTCTTGTTTTGAAGGTATTAGATGAAAACCATACTATTCCTGTTGTTGTCTTGGATAGTGACGGAACTGTAACAGAGTATCGGAATATAGAAATTAAAGCACGTAATGGCAAAGATAGCACTAATTATGTTACTTCATTAGGGCAACAGTTGAAAGCTTCTGGTCAGGTTATTCGTATCTCTTTGAGTAAGAATCATAATGATTATATTGATGTTTGTTATGATGATTCATTGATGTTAAAGCGCATTGCTATATATCCTTATGTACAGTTGGGTGTTGTAATGTTATTTGTTATAGTAGCTATTTTCGCCTTACTAACATCAAAGCGTGCAGAGCAAAACAAAGTCTGGGTAGGATTAAGTAAGGAGACGGCACACCAGTTAGGTACCCCTATATCATCACTTATGGCGTGGACAACGATTTTAAAGGAGACTTATCCCGAAGATGAACTTCTACCCGAGCTGGATAAGGATGTGAAACGTTTGCAGCTTATTGCTGATCGTTTCTCTAAGATAGGATCAATTCCAGAGCCTGTGCCATCCAGTCTTAACGAGGTTTTAAACCATGTTGTTGATTATATGGACCGTCGAACATCAAAGAAGATTGAGATGAGGACAGTTCTACCAGCAGATGATATTATTATTAATTTGAATGCATCTCTGTTTGAGTGGGTGATAGAAAACCTTTGTAAGAATGCTGTTGATGCAATGGGAGGGAAGTTTGGAAGTATTACACTTCGTTTAGAAGAAACAGACAAGCGTGCTATTGTTGAAGTGATCGATACAGGTAAAGGAATTAAGAAAAAAGATATAAGAAATGTATTTCGTCCAGGCTTTACCACTAAAGACCGTGGTTGGGGCTTAGGGTTGAGCCTTGCTAAACGTATTGTGGAGGAATATCATCATGGAAAGATATACGTGAAAAGCTCTGAAGTTGGTAAGGGGACAACTTTTCGCATAGAACTTCGAAAAGAGTAG